A genomic segment from Enoplosus armatus isolate fEnoArm2 chromosome 12, fEnoArm2.hap1, whole genome shotgun sequence encodes:
- the ggps1 gene encoding geranylgeranyl pyrophosphate synthase, producing the protein MDRDSEATSERILLEPYKYLLQLPGKQVRTKLSQAFNHWLNVPEDKLQVVIEVTEMLHNASLLIDDIEDSSKLRRGFPVAHSIYGIPSVINSANYVYFLGLEKVLTLEHPEAVRVFTRQLLELHRGQGLDIHWRDTYTCPTEQEYRNMVLQKTGGLFGLAVGLMQLFSEWKQDLKPLLDTLGLFFQIRDDYANLSSREYSENKSFCEDLTEGKFSFPTIHAIWSRPESTQVQNILRQRTENMDIKRYCVDYLEKVGSFAYTRQTLRDLEVEAYRLIREFGGNPQLESLVKHLSQMHHEAEATAESSTEPHSSHNH; encoded by the exons ATGGACCGTGACTCGGAAGCCACCTCTGAGCGAATTCTGCTGGAACCATACAAGTACTTGTTGCAACTGCCAG GAAAGCAGGTGAGGACAAAACTGTCCCAAGCATTTAACCACTGGCTTAATGTTCCAGAGGACAAACTGCAG gTGGTCATCGAGGTGACGGAGATGCTGCACAACGCCAGCTTGCTCATAGATGACATCGAGGACAGCTCCAAGCTGCGGCGAGGCTTCCCCGTGGCTCACAGCATCTACGGCATTCCCTCCGTTATCAACTCGGCCAACTACGTCTACTTCTTGGGGTTGGAGAAGGTGCTGACCCTGGAGCACCCTGAGGCTGTCAGAGTGTTTACCcggcagctgctggagctgcaccGTGGTCAGGGCCTGGACATCCACTGGAGGGACACCTACACCTGCCCCACTGAGCAGGAGTACCGCAACATGGTGCTGCAGAAAACTGGAGGGCTGTTTGGCCTGGCTGTGGGCCTGATGCAGCTCTTCTCAGAATGGAAACAGGACCTGAAACCCCTCCTGGACACGCTGGGCCTCTTCTTCCAGATCCGCGATGACTACGCCAACCTCAGCTCGCGGGAGTACAGCGAGAACAAGAGCTTCTGCGAGGACCTGACTGAGGGCAAGTTCTCTTTCCCCACCATTCATGCCATATGGTCACGTCCAGAGAGCACCCAGGTTCAGAACATCCTGAGGCAGCGCACGGAGAACATGGACATCAAACGGTACTGCGTGGACTACCTGGAGAAGGTGGGCTCGTTTGCCTACACCCGTCAGACACTGCGGGACCTGGAAGTGGAGGCCTACCGCCTCATCAGGGAGTTTGGGGGAAACCCTCAACTGGAGAGCCTTGTCAAACACCTCAGCCAAATGCACCATGAAGCTGAAGCCACAGCAGAGTCCAGCACTGAGCCTCACTCCAGCCACAACCACTGA